One window of the Brevibacterium limosum genome contains the following:
- a CDS encoding nucleotidyltransferase family protein produces MSGGAEATRPRQPFAGRRPRGLVLAAGAGRRLGRGPKALLPCDDGLTLIESVVLALLGGGCQDVTVVTGARGEEVASALAGCDRVAVAVNPVWSSGMGSSLRRGLQAIGPGPDVMVTPVDRPGICAAEVARLIAAHRPGAITAAAHRDSEGRLRRGHPVLFDASWTSQAATAAHGDVGARDLLEAHRSVVDLIDCSDLDDGADVDVPADLHRLRADRVNVATEEP; encoded by the coding sequence GTGAGCGGCGGGGCCGAGGCGACACGTCCCAGGCAGCCCTTCGCCGGCCGACGCCCGAGAGGTCTCGTCCTCGCCGCCGGGGCGGGGCGACGTCTCGGCCGGGGACCGAAGGCGCTGCTGCCGTGCGATGACGGCCTCACCCTGATCGAGTCGGTCGTCCTCGCCCTGCTCGGCGGTGGCTGCCAGGACGTCACAGTCGTCACCGGAGCCCGCGGCGAGGAGGTCGCGAGTGCGCTTGCCGGATGTGACCGCGTGGCCGTCGCCGTCAATCCTGTCTGGTCTTCGGGAATGGGGTCCTCGCTGCGCCGCGGCCTGCAGGCGATCGGGCCCGGACCGGACGTCATGGTCACGCCCGTGGACCGTCCCGGCATCTGTGCGGCCGAAGTCGCCCGTCTCATCGCCGCTCACCGTCCCGGTGCGATCACCGCAGCCGCGCACCGGGACTCAGAGGGGCGGCTTCGGCGCGGTCACCCCGTGCTCTTCGACGCGAGCTGGACGAGCCAGGCGGCGACTGCCGCGCACGGCGACGTCGGTGCCCGTGATCTGCTCGAAGCCCACAGGTCCGTCGTCGACCTCATCGACTGCTCCGATCTCGATGACGGTGCCGATGTCGATGTGCCGGCGGATCTGCACCGGCTGAGGGCCGATCGTGTCAACGTGGCTACCGAGGAGCCCTGA
- a CDS encoding DUF4383 domain-containing protein yields MSTNASTPKHPKRKESPAGIAALVYGIVFLIVGLAGFIPGLTSGIGSMSFGGHHSEAMLLGIFQVSILHNIVHLLYGILGVALSRRHGIARAYLLIGGIVYLVLWVYGLAVNKESMANFVPLNSGDDWLHFVLGVTMVGLAIIFGRKPKAAK; encoded by the coding sequence CGGAAGGAATCGCCAGCAGGAATCGCGGCGCTCGTCTACGGAATTGTCTTTCTCATCGTTGGCCTGGCAGGATTCATCCCCGGCCTCACCTCAGGCATCGGATCGATGAGTTTTGGCGGCCACCATTCCGAGGCGATGCTGCTAGGCATCTTCCAAGTCTCGATCCTGCACAACATCGTCCACCTGCTCTACGGCATTCTCGGAGTGGCGCTGTCTCGTCGCCACGGTATTGCCCGGGCATACCTACTCATCGGGGGTATCGTCTACCTCGTCCTCTGGGTCTACGGCCTCGCCGTGAACAAGGAATCCATGGCTAACTTCGTGCCACTGAACTCCGGCGACGACTGGCTCCATTTTGTCCTCGGCGTGACCATGGTCGGCCTGGCCATTATCTTCGGCCGTAAACCGAAAGCCGCCAAGTAA
- a CDS encoding cytochrome c biogenesis CcdA family protein, translated as MLGAIFALGWAPCVGPTLSAVLSLPYSFGGDGTIQRGTALAFAYCLGLGIPFIALALALHKGAGRLHWVRQNQRLIVRIVGIVLMLVGAVMASGLWTLWPNSLQGSITGFDSPI; from the coding sequence GTGCTCGGAGCGATCTTCGCTCTCGGATGGGCACCGTGCGTGGGTCCCACATTGTCAGCAGTGCTGTCGCTGCCCTACAGCTTCGGCGGTGACGGCACGATACAGCGCGGGACGGCTCTCGCCTTCGCCTACTGCTTGGGGCTGGGCATCCCCTTCATCGCCCTGGCCCTGGCGCTTCACAAAGGTGCCGGTCGCCTGCACTGGGTCAGGCAGAATCAGAGGCTCATCGTCCGGATCGTCGGCATCGTGCTCATGCTTGTGGGTGCGGTGATGGCCAGCGGCCTGTGGACGCTGTGGCCCAACAGCCTCCAGGGATCGATCACCGGATTCGACTCGCCCATCTGA
- a CDS encoding FAD binding domain-containing protein → MNPFDYERAADAAGAVTIVTDRPEAVFLAGGTNLVDHLKLGVAEPDLVVDINRLELTEVKALDDGGLRIGAMVRNSDAAADPRIRRDYPMLSRALLSGASGQLRNAATMGGNLLQRTRCVYFQDTTTPCNKREPGSGCSAIGGYTRYHAILGASADCVATHPSDMAVALTALDATVVVLGATGERRIPVTELHRLPGDRPDQDTVLEHGELITALELPPPRPGASTYRKIRDRASYAFALVSVAARVDVDTAGPAPVIREAAIALGGVAHKPWRAHAAETVLRGAEPNQETFLAAADAELEAAEPLDGNHFKVQMTRGTISTVLAELTAASATTSESTTEDTHE, encoded by the coding sequence ATGAATCCCTTCGACTACGAACGCGCCGCCGATGCCGCCGGAGCCGTCACGATCGTCACCGATCGACCCGAAGCGGTGTTCCTGGCCGGAGGCACGAACCTCGTCGATCATCTCAAACTCGGAGTCGCAGAACCGGACCTCGTCGTCGACATCAACCGCCTCGAGCTCACGGAGGTCAAGGCACTCGACGACGGGGGCCTGCGGATCGGTGCGATGGTGCGCAACAGCGACGCCGCCGCCGACCCGCGCATCCGACGCGACTACCCGATGCTCTCGCGTGCCCTGCTCTCCGGCGCCTCCGGTCAGCTGCGCAACGCGGCCACGATGGGCGGGAATCTGCTGCAGCGCACCCGGTGCGTGTACTTCCAGGACACGACGACCCCCTGCAACAAACGCGAACCCGGTTCCGGCTGCTCGGCCATCGGCGGCTACACCCGCTACCACGCGATCCTCGGTGCCTCAGCGGACTGCGTGGCCACCCATCCCTCGGATATGGCCGTCGCTCTGACCGCACTCGATGCCACGGTCGTCGTCCTCGGTGCGACCGGTGAGCGCCGGATCCCGGTCACCGAACTCCACCGGCTGCCCGGGGATCGCCCCGACCAGGACACGGTCCTCGAACACGGCGAGCTCATCACCGCACTCGAGCTCCCTCCCCCACGACCCGGGGCCTCGACGTATAGGAAGATCCGCGACCGCGCCTCCTACGCCTTCGCTCTCGTCTCCGTCGCGGCCCGAGTCGACGTCGACACGGCCGGGCCCGCGCCGGTCATCCGTGAGGCCGCGATCGCCCTCGGCGGCGTCGCCCACAAACCCTGGCGGGCCCACGCCGCCGAGACGGTGCTGCGCGGCGCGGAACCGAACCAGGAGACGTTCCTGGCAGCAGCCGACGCCGAGCTCGAGGCGGCAGAACCCCTCGACGGCAACCACTTCAAAGTCCAGATGACTCGCGGCACGATCAGCACCGTGCTCGCCGAGCTCACCGCAGCCTCGGCGACGACTTCGGAATCGACCACGGAGGACACTCATGAGTGA
- a CDS encoding xanthine dehydrogenase family protein molybdopterin-binding subunit has protein sequence MSDLLTTTAVGTHQVRLDGPDKVRGLAPYAYEHPLDDPLFLYPLQAQIARGRATHIDLSAAEAAEGVVHVLTHDNAPELANTDDGELAILRSAEIGFRGQYLGAVIATTPEQARHAAGLVEITYVQDDHDVELRENHPDSREPESGSGDVRAGDVDAALAEAAVSIDARYSTPMEHNNPMEPHTTVARWDGDELTLWTSTQGVHPARATLAPILGVEQEKIRIISPHVGGGFGSKGVPHADMMLAALAAQAVPTRPVKYAVTRQQMFSITGYRAPTLQHIRLGARADGTLTAFAYDAVSMSSQTKEFPEEATKPGRMMYAGDNRRLTQRVVPLDVPVPSWMRAPGEAPGMVGLEIAMDELAVAAGLDPIELRVRNEPTTDPDTGLPFNQRRLIDCLREGADRFGWERRNPQPRTRWENGWLIGMGVASSTYPAGRQPGSVARIRRTPEGFEVSIGAADLGTGTWTALSQAAADALGVPIGQVELRIGDTALPNATVAGGSTGLASWSTAIVAAAQALRTEHGADPAVGTEAHGEAEANPAAEKFALHSFGAHFAEVRIQPTTGEIRLRRMFGMFSAGRIVNPSTARSQFIGGMTMGVGMALHEKGELDPRFGHVVNHDLAEYHVPVNADITDIEADWLDEEDPHAGPLGARGIGEIGIVGAAAAIANAAFNATGVRVRDLPVFGDAFLPT, from the coding sequence ATGAGTGACCTGCTCACGACCACGGCCGTCGGCACCCATCAGGTCCGCCTCGACGGCCCCGACAAGGTCCGCGGCCTCGCCCCCTACGCCTATGAGCACCCCCTCGACGATCCGCTCTTCCTCTACCCGCTGCAGGCACAGATCGCCCGCGGGCGTGCAACGCACATCGACCTCTCCGCAGCCGAAGCTGCGGAGGGAGTGGTGCATGTGCTCACCCACGACAACGCCCCCGAGCTGGCGAACACGGACGACGGTGAGCTCGCGATCCTGCGCTCTGCTGAGATCGGCTTCCGCGGTCAGTACCTCGGCGCCGTCATCGCCACCACCCCCGAGCAGGCCCGCCACGCGGCGGGCCTCGTCGAGATCACCTATGTGCAGGACGATCACGACGTCGAGCTGCGAGAGAATCATCCTGATTCCCGGGAACCGGAGTCGGGCAGCGGAGATGTGCGCGCGGGCGATGTCGACGCGGCCCTCGCCGAGGCGGCTGTGAGCATCGATGCGCGCTACAGCACTCCCATGGAGCACAACAATCCCATGGAACCGCACACCACCGTCGCCCGCTGGGACGGAGACGAACTGACCCTGTGGACCTCGACGCAGGGGGTGCACCCCGCGCGTGCGACGTTGGCGCCGATCCTCGGGGTGGAGCAGGAGAAGATCCGCATCATCTCCCCGCACGTCGGCGGGGGCTTCGGCTCCAAGGGCGTCCCCCACGCGGATATGATGCTTGCTGCCCTCGCCGCTCAGGCGGTGCCGACCCGGCCCGTGAAATATGCCGTGACCCGGCAGCAGATGTTCTCGATCACCGGCTATCGGGCTCCGACCCTGCAGCACATCCGCTTGGGCGCTCGAGCCGACGGCACGCTCACGGCCTTCGCCTATGATGCGGTCTCCATGTCCTCGCAGACCAAGGAGTTCCCCGAGGAGGCGACGAAGCCGGGCCGCATGATGTACGCAGGTGACAACCGCCGCCTCACCCAGCGAGTGGTTCCGCTCGACGTGCCGGTGCCCTCCTGGATGCGTGCACCCGGTGAGGCCCCGGGCATGGTCGGGCTCGAGATCGCCATGGACGAACTCGCCGTGGCCGCCGGGCTCGACCCCATCGAGCTGCGGGTACGCAATGAGCCGACCACCGACCCGGACACCGGGCTGCCATTCAACCAGCGCCGCCTCATCGACTGCCTGCGAGAAGGTGCGGACCGCTTCGGTTGGGAGAGGCGGAATCCGCAGCCGCGCACTCGGTGGGAGAACGGGTGGCTCATCGGCATGGGGGTGGCCTCTTCGACCTATCCGGCCGGCCGGCAGCCGGGCTCCGTTGCGCGGATCCGCCGCACTCCCGAGGGCTTCGAGGTCTCGATCGGTGCCGCCGACCTGGGCACCGGGACGTGGACCGCTCTGTCTCAGGCTGCCGCGGACGCCCTCGGCGTTCCCATCGGGCAGGTGGAGCTGCGCATCGGCGACACCGCACTGCCGAACGCGACCGTGGCCGGCGGATCCACGGGCCTGGCGAGTTGGAGCACCGCGATCGTCGCCGCAGCGCAGGCACTCCGTACCGAGCACGGAGCCGATCCCGCCGTCGGCACCGAGGCGCACGGGGAAGCCGAGGCCAACCCCGCGGCGGAGAAGTTCGCCCTGCACTCCTTCGGCGCCCATTTCGCCGAGGTCCGCATCCAGCCGACCACCGGTGAGATCCGACTGAGGCGCATGTTCGGCATGTTCTCCGCCGGGCGGATCGTCAACCCCAGCACCGCACGCTCGCAGTTCATCGGCGGCATGACCATGGGCGTGGGAATGGCACTGCATGAGAAGGGCGAGCTCGACCCCCGCTTCGGTCACGTCGTCAATCACGACCTCGCGGAGTACCACGTGCCCGTCAACGCCGACATCACCGACATCGAGGCGGATTGGCTCGATGAGGAGGACCCGCATGCCGGTCCCCTCGGCGCCCGCGGCATCGGTGAGATCGGGATCGTCGGTGCCGCAGCCGCGATCGCGAACGCCGCCTTCAACGCCACCGGAGTACGGGTGCGCGATCTGCCGGTCTTCGGCGACGCGTTCCTGCCCACGTGA